The following coding sequences are from one Paracoccus alcaliphilus window:
- a CDS encoding type II toxin-antitoxin system ParD family antitoxin, which yields MATRNVVLTETQSALVDRLVASGRYQNASEALRAGLRLLEREEAELGDLRARLTTGLEQARRGDLAEGSGEDAIRRAFASARSRS from the coding sequence ATGGCCACCCGAAACGTCGTTCTCACCGAAACCCAGTCCGCTCTGGTCGACCGACTGGTGGCGTCGGGGCGTTACCAGAATGCTTCGGAGGCATTGCGGGCGGGGCTGCGACTTCTCGAACGCGAGGAGGCTGAACTCGGCGATCTGCGAGCCCGGTTGACGACCGGGCTGGAACAGGCTCGACGCGGCGATCTGGCCGAGGGCAGCGGCGAGGATGCAATCCGGCGCGCCTTTGCCTCGGCGCGTTCCCGATCCTGA
- a CDS encoding NlpC/P60 family protein: MSPADPNRVIATARSWLGTPYHDQASLRGVGCDCLGLARGVWREAVGPEPFPIPPYSRDWGETGPREVLAEGARRMMIEVEPAAAEPGALVLFRMKPRAIAKHVGILTGPGTFLHAYERLGVIEEPLTSVWRRRIAFAFQFPQR; this comes from the coding sequence GTGAGCCCGGCCGATCCGAACAGGGTGATCGCGACGGCGAGATCCTGGCTCGGCACGCCCTACCACGATCAGGCCAGCCTGCGCGGCGTCGGCTGCGATTGCCTTGGTCTCGCCCGTGGTGTCTGGCGCGAGGCCGTCGGCCCCGAGCCGTTTCCGATCCCACCCTACAGCCGCGACTGGGGTGAGACCGGCCCGCGCGAGGTGCTGGCCGAGGGCGCGCGGCGGATGATGATCGAAGTGGAACCTGCGGCGGCCGAACCCGGCGCACTGGTCCTCTTCCGGATGAAGCCCCGCGCCATCGCCAAGCATGTCGGGATCCTCACCGGGCCCGGCACCTTTCTCCACGCCTACGAGCGGCTCGGCGTGATCGAGGAGCCACTCACCTCTGTCTGGCGGCGGCGCATCGCCTTTGCCTTCCAGTTTCCCCAACGCTGA
- a CDS encoding PriCT-2 domain-containing protein → MRIGMALKGALGEAGAGVFTDWSAQVAKDVAATTAKAWASFKPDRIGAGTIYHLAMERGWQPDAALHLDGSLDLSGSHPAADLLARLDGTAPAISSPGTPAFSLIIPDGLVGDLTGYMLTTARRPQPLLSLGASLCAIGALMGRHYRTTTNLRSNLYVVGIADSGSGKNHAREIINEVFFEAGLAHHLGGNKIASGAGLLTALHRQPAILFQIDEFGMFLSAAADRKRRCRLVLLARLASPGNAGSLLGKGGRLRPSADHLGEGPRRPDPVALSLEARTLLHGLAPSQPPAESGGGNATLDMGAVRASAG, encoded by the coding sequence ATGCGTATCGGCATGGCGCTCAAAGGGGCGCTTGGCGAGGCAGGCGCCGGGGTCTTCACAGACTGGTCGGCGCAGGTCGCAAAGGACGTAGCCGCGACCACGGCCAAGGCATGGGCCAGCTTCAAGCCGGACCGGATCGGCGCCGGCACCATCTATCACCTCGCCATGGAGCGCGGCTGGCAGCCTGACGCGGCCTTGCACCTCGACGGCAGCCTCGACCTGAGTGGCTCGCATCCTGCGGCCGATCTGCTCGCCAGGCTGGACGGGACCGCCCCGGCCATTTCTTCGCCCGGCACGCCTGCCTTCAGCCTGATCATCCCCGACGGTTTGGTGGGTGATTTGACCGGGTACATGCTGACCACTGCCAGGCGACCGCAGCCCCTTCTTTCGCTCGGGGCAAGCCTCTGCGCCATTGGCGCACTGATGGGGCGGCACTACCGCACGACGACCAACCTGCGCTCGAATCTCTATGTCGTGGGCATCGCCGACAGCGGATCGGGAAAGAACCATGCCCGAGAAATCATCAACGAGGTGTTCTTCGAGGCCGGGCTCGCCCATCACCTTGGCGGCAACAAGATCGCCTCCGGTGCGGGGCTTCTGACCGCGTTGCATCGCCAGCCGGCGATTCTGTTCCAGATCGACGAGTTCGGCATGTTCCTGTCGGCCGCGGCGGACCGCAAACGCAGATGCCGCCTGGTATTGCTGGCACGCCTCGCGTCGCCAGGCAATGCTGGAAGCCTGCTGGGAAAAGGCGGGCGCCTTCGTCCATCAGCAGATCATCTGGGTGAAGGACCGCGGCGTCCTGACCCGGTCGCATTATCTCTGGAAGCACGAACCCTGCTTCATGGGCTGGCGCCGTCCCAACCGCCCGCCGAAAGTGGCGGAGGAAACGCTACCCTCGACATGGGCGCTGTCCGCGCTTCTGCTGGCTGA
- a CDS encoding type II toxin-antitoxin system RelE/ParE family toxin: MPKPWRLTRQAEASLVDIARWTYDAFGPRQAEAYEEDLIAACHNIAAGTAMWQDCRRIIDPDLPEDLRFARAGQHFVIFVEDAEQVTIIDFLHGRSDLPRRLAALTEPKPDRDH; this comes from the coding sequence ATGCCGAAGCCATGGCGCCTGACGCGACAGGCTGAAGCATCGCTCGTTGACATCGCGCGTTGGACCTACGATGCCTTCGGCCCACGTCAGGCCGAAGCCTATGAAGAAGACCTGATCGCCGCGTGTCACAACATCGCGGCGGGCACCGCCATGTGGCAAGACTGCCGGCGGATCATCGATCCGGACCTGCCCGAGGATCTGCGCTTTGCGCGCGCGGGCCAGCATTTCGTCATCTTCGTCGAGGATGCCGAGCAGGTGACCATCATCGACTTCCTGCACGGACGCTCGGACCTGCCGAGACGGCTTGCTGCCCTCACCGAACCGAAACCCGACAGGGATCACTGA
- a CDS encoding acyl-CoA transferase, which translates to MPSTRETILSALHARLSALPATALRGEVLPERVPAAGLLILRDGEPGEPEVTLSPLRYHYQHRAEIEAVVQGASRDTAFDTLCASIGAVLAADRTLGGLCDWVEAEAPQPVDLPVDGAASLKAAVIPVVLHYSAADPLG; encoded by the coding sequence ATGCCCTCCACCCGCGAAACCATCCTCTCCGCGTTGCACGCGCGGCTCTCGGCGCTGCCGGCCACCGCCCTGCGCGGCGAGGTGCTGCCCGAGCGTGTGCCGGCAGCCGGGTTGCTGATCCTGCGCGACGGCGAACCCGGCGAGCCCGAGGTGACGCTCTCGCCCTTGCGCTATCACTACCAGCACCGCGCCGAAATCGAGGCGGTCGTGCAGGGTGCATCACGGGACACGGCCTTCGACACGCTCTGCGCCAGCATCGGCGCGGTACTCGCTGCCGACCGCACGCTCGGCGGTCTCTGCGACTGGGTCGAGGCGGAAGCCCCGCAACCGGTCGACCTGCCGGTGGACGGCGCGGCCAGCCTGAAGGCGGCCGTCATTCCGGTGGTGCTGCACTATTCCGCGGCTGACCCACTCGGCTGA